The following are encoded in a window of Rhizobium sp. 11515TR genomic DNA:
- a CDS encoding FAD-binding oxidoreductase — protein sequence MAEAISFLEPRADVLARRSAIVADLADLLAPECLIHEPRELVPFETDAFVSYRRLPLAVALPRSTAEVAAVMKYCHRYGIPVVPRGAGTSLSGGAIPQEDAVVLGLSKMNRILDIDYANRTATVQAGVTNLHVSESVSADGFFYAPDPSSQLACTIGGNIGMNSGGAHCLKYGVTTNNLLGVKLVLTDGTIIDLGGKALDAAGYDLLGLVCGSEGQLGIVTEATVRLIAKPEGARPVLFGFDSSEEAGACVADVIAAGIVPVAIEFMDKPAIEICEAFAKAGYPLDVGALLIVEVEGSEAEMDDMLASIVAIARTHKVKTVRECQSATEAALIWKGRKSAFGATGRIADYICMDGTVPLSQLSYVLQKTTEIVDRYGLRVANVFHAGDGNMHPLILFNANDPDEAAKAEAAGNDILRLCVDAGGCLTGEHGVGIEKRDLMRHQYADVDLAQMMSVRGAFDPGWILNPSKVFPLDGRNAA from the coding sequence ATGGCCGAGGCCATTTCATTTCTGGAGCCGCGTGCGGATGTTCTGGCTCGCCGCAGCGCGATCGTTGCCGATCTAGCCGATCTTCTCGCGCCGGAATGCCTGATCCACGAGCCGCGCGAACTCGTACCCTTCGAAACCGATGCCTTCGTCTCCTATCGCCGCCTGCCGCTTGCCGTCGCTCTGCCGCGCTCGACGGCGGAAGTGGCAGCCGTCATGAAATATTGCCATCGCTACGGCATTCCCGTCGTGCCGCGCGGCGCCGGCACTTCGCTCTCCGGCGGCGCGATACCGCAGGAAGATGCCGTCGTCCTCGGCCTCTCCAAGATGAACCGCATCCTCGATATCGATTATGCCAACCGCACCGCGACGGTGCAGGCGGGTGTGACGAACCTCCATGTCTCCGAAAGTGTTTCGGCCGACGGCTTCTTTTATGCACCCGACCCGAGTTCGCAGCTTGCCTGCACCATCGGCGGCAATATCGGCATGAATTCTGGCGGCGCCCACTGTCTGAAATACGGTGTCACGACGAACAATCTGCTCGGCGTCAAGCTTGTCCTCACCGACGGCACCATCATCGATCTCGGCGGCAAGGCACTGGATGCGGCGGGCTACGATCTGCTCGGTCTCGTCTGCGGCTCCGAAGGTCAGCTCGGCATCGTTACCGAGGCGACGGTGCGGCTCATCGCCAAGCCGGAAGGCGCCCGGCCGGTGCTCTTCGGCTTCGACAGTTCCGAGGAGGCCGGCGCCTGTGTGGCCGATGTGATTGCCGCCGGCATCGTGCCCGTCGCGATCGAATTCATGGACAAGCCGGCAATCGAAATCTGTGAAGCTTTTGCCAAAGCCGGCTATCCCCTCGATGTAGGGGCCTTGCTGATCGTCGAGGTTGAAGGTTCGGAGGCTGAAATGGATGATATGCTGGCTAGCATCGTCGCCATCGCCCGTACTCATAAGGTCAAGACGGTGCGCGAATGCCAGTCGGCAACCGAGGCGGCCCTGATCTGGAAGGGCCGGAAATCCGCCTTCGGCGCCACTGGCCGCATCGCCGATTATATTTGCATGGACGGCACCGTGCCGCTCAGCCAGCTTTCCTATGTGCTGCAGAAGACGACGGAGATTGTCGATCGCTATGGCCTGCGCGTCGCCAATGTTTTCCATGCAGGCGATGGCAACATGCATCCACTGATCCTCTTCAATGCCAACGACCCCGATGAGGCGGCCAAGGCGGAAGCGGCCGGCAATGATATCCTGCGGCTCTGTGTCGATGCCGGCGGTTGCCTCACAGGCGAGCACGGTGTGGGCATCGAGAAGCGCGACCTGATGCGGCACCAATATGCCGATGTCGATCTCGCCCAGATGATGTCGGTGCGCGGGGCCTTCGATCCCGGCTGGATCCTCAATCCTTCCAAAGTCTTCCCGCTCGACGGACGCAACGCCGCATGA
- a CDS encoding FAD-binding protein, which produces MTEFRPRTEEEAASIIGDHATRGAALAIVGGNTRSGFGNAVASEAVLSSRGLTGIVAYNPGEMVMTVRAGTPAAEIEAALAEAGQMMAFEPMDHRPLMTTEGEPTIGGIFAANVSGPRRFVSGAARDSLLGVRFVNGRGEIVKAGGRVMKNVTGLDLVKLMAGSHGTLGLLTEVTFRVPPRPKTEETIVVSGLNDAEAANAMAAAMALPLEVSGAAHLPLTVAWSFIDGTMPPGEATVLRIEGLPGSVTVRAEKLAAAMGRLGSVRRLEEDVSRRLWREIRNVKPYADGTMRPIWRVSVAPSIGHQLVAALRLEEGVDAYYDWQGGLVWMRMEAEPEGDMLRRYIHALGGGHATLMRATPAHRAMTAAFQPQPEAVALLSARVKEKFDPAGIFNPGKMG; this is translated from the coding sequence ATGACCGAATTTCGTCCCAGGACCGAGGAGGAAGCCGCCTCAATCATCGGCGATCATGCGACACGCGGCGCGGCTCTCGCGATCGTCGGCGGCAATACGCGATCCGGCTTCGGCAACGCGGTGGCGTCCGAAGCGGTGCTCTCGTCACGTGGCCTGACCGGCATTGTCGCCTACAATCCGGGTGAGATGGTGATGACGGTCCGCGCCGGCACGCCGGCGGCCGAGATCGAGGCCGCTCTTGCTGAGGCCGGCCAGATGATGGCCTTCGAGCCCATGGATCATAGGCCGCTGATGACGACCGAAGGCGAGCCGACGATCGGCGGTATTTTTGCAGCTAACGTCTCAGGCCCGCGCCGTTTCGTCAGCGGTGCCGCGCGCGACAGCCTGCTCGGCGTCCGCTTCGTCAACGGCAGGGGTGAGATCGTCAAGGCCGGCGGGCGGGTGATGAAGAACGTCACTGGTCTCGATCTGGTCAAGCTGATGGCCGGCTCACACGGTACGCTCGGCCTGTTGACGGAGGTGACATTCCGCGTACCGCCGAGGCCGAAGACGGAGGAAACGATCGTCGTCTCCGGCCTCAACGATGCGGAGGCGGCCAACGCGATGGCCGCGGCCATGGCTCTGCCGCTCGAAGTTTCGGGCGCCGCGCATCTACCCCTGACGGTCGCATGGTCCTTCATCGACGGCACCATGCCGCCAGGGGAGGCGACGGTGCTGCGTATCGAGGGCCTTCCCGGCTCCGTCACGGTGAGGGCCGAAAAGCTGGCCGCAGCGATGGGTCGGCTCGGCTCCGTGAGGCGCCTTGAAGAGGATGTCAGCCGCAGGCTCTGGCGCGAGATCCGCAATGTGAAGCCTTATGCGGATGGCACGATGCGTCCGATCTGGCGGGTATCCGTCGCCCCTAGCATAGGCCATCAGCTCGTTGCAGCTCTTCGCCTGGAGGAGGGCGTCGATGCCTATTACGATTGGCAGGGCGGGCTCGTCTGGATGCGCATGGAAGCCGAGCCCGAGGGCGACATGCTGAGGCGCTACATTCATGCGCTTGGCGGCGGGCACGCCACTTTGATGCGTGCCACCCCAGCCCACCGTGCAATGACGGCGGCCTTCCAGCCGCAACCCGAAGCGGTGGCGCTGCTGTCTGCGCGCGTGAAGGAAAAATTCGATCCGGCTGGGATTTTCAATCCGGGGAAGATGGGGTGA